A single region of the Onychomys torridus chromosome 11, mOncTor1.1, whole genome shotgun sequence genome encodes:
- the Inava gene encoding innate immunity activator protein isoform X1 produces the protein MPQGTDVLGSLTFGMLQMPKLKEIPPGRGGSGEPWGEGRWAGPTGPEAARRARRARGARGQARGARARRDSWKNSRQPPHPGPGWNRHSPFFLCAPSPQKFIMESKDEVSDTDSGIILQSGPDSPVSPMKELTNAVRKQQRALEARLETCLEELRRLCLREAELTGTLPAEYPLKPGEKAPKVRRRIGAAYKLDEWALHREDPLSSLERQLALQLQITEAARRLCAEENLSRQARRQRKHAALQEEKKLRELERCLGDRRRNSEPPPTTVPSLGRELSASDDSSLSDGLLLEEEHSRAPKPPPESPAPPSRPLPPQSLEGLQPTGPESGGLERAPIQNSPWKETSLDHPYEKPRKSSELSSESSSPATTPQDQPSTSSLWLLDPASCPVVPVRNVPGQRQGRTSAPATPEMQGRRGQSQSLRVDSFRTGMEGRGRSAFPRRRPTHYTVTVPDSCFTPSKAPLPHPACHSCSEDSGSDVSSISHPTSPGSSSPDISFLRPLCPPEPPRHRGAWGPACGRELATHYPKLLLPAGYFPTGRYVMVAEGHLPPGEWELCRAALSAAYDEEGAPLRYQRLVPSHSRIVRTPSLKDSPAGRGLSKAAVSEELKWWHERARLRSSRPHSLDRQGAFRVRSLPPGRESFGRASGPRTQVPPVCVLRRSPDGAPMQVFVPENGEIISQV, from the exons ATGCCCCAGGGGACAGATGTCTTGGGATCTTTAACATTTGGGATGCTGCAAATGCCGAAGTTAAAAGAAATACCTCCGGGGAGGGGAGGCTCGGGGGAGCCTTGGGGAGAGGGAAGATGGGCGGGACCAACAGGTCCTGAAGCTGCGAGGAGGGCGCGGAGGGCGCGGGGGGCGCGGGGGCAGGCGCGGGGCGCCCGAGCTCGGAGGGACAG CTGGAAAAACTCCAGGCAACCTCCACATCCTGGCCCAGGCTGGAACCGGCACAGCCCCTTCTTCCTCTGTGCCCCGTCCCCCCAGAAATTCATCATGGAGAGTAAGGATGAGGTCAGTGATACCGACAGCGGCATCATCCTGCAGTCTG GCCCCGACAGCCCCGTTTCACCAATGAAGGAGCTGACCAACGCAGTCCGCAAGCAGCAGAGGGCCCTGGAAGCGAGGCTGGAGACCTGCTTGGAGGAGCTTCGCAGGCTCTGCCTGAGGGAGGCG GAGCTGACGGGCACTCTGCCCGCAGAGTATCCCCTTAAGCCAGGCGAGAAGGCCCCCAAGGTCCGGCGCAGGATCGGAGCAGCGTACAAGCTGGACGAGTGGGCTCTGCACAGAGAG GACCCCCTGAGCAGCCTGGAGCGCCAGTTGGCTCTGCAGCTTCAGATCACCGAGGCGGCTCGCAGGTTGTGTGCGGAGGAGAACCTCAGCCGACAGGCTCGCAGGCAGCGGAAGCACGCTGCGCTACAagaggagaagaagctgagagagcTGGAGCGCTGCCTGGGTGATCGGCGGCGGAACAGCGAGCCCCCGCCCACCACTGTGCCCTCCCTGGGCAGAG AGCTCAGTGCCTCGGATGACAGCTCCCTGTCGGATGGGCTACTCCTGGAGGAAG AACATTCCAGAGCGCCAAAACCTCCCCCAGAGTCCCCGGCACCACCTTCACGGCCACTCCCACCCCAGAGCCTTGAGGGCCTGCAGCCAACAGGACCTGAGTCTGGCGGCCTGGAACGGGCCCCGATCCAAAACAGTCCATGGAAGGAGACCAGCCTGGACCACCCCTATGAGAAGCCTAGGAAGTCTTCTGAGCTCAGTAGCGAGTCCAG CAGCCCGGCCACCACTCCTCAGGATCAGCCCAGCACCTCCAGCCTGTGGCTGCTGGATCCTGCCTCCTGCCCTGTGGTCCCCGTCCGAAATGTTCCTGGCCAGCGGCAGGGCCGCACCAGTGCTCCAGCTACCCCTGAGATGCAGGGCCGGAGGGGCCAGTCGCAGTCTCTGAG GGTGGACTCCTTCCGAACAGGTATGGAAGGCCGAGGTCGTAGTGCCTTTCCCCGCCGCCGCCCCACTCACTACACGGTGACCGTGCCCGACTCCTGCTTCACGCCCAGCAAAGCCCCGCTGCCGCACCCTGCCTGCCACTCCTGCTCTGAAGACAGCGGCTCTGACGTCTCCAGCatctcccaccccacctcacccggCAGCAGCAGCCCAGACATCTCCTTTCTGCGGCCCCTCTGTCCCCCGGAGCCACCTCGCCATCGAGGGGCCTGGGGCCCGGCCTGCGGCAGAGAGCTGGCCACTCACTACCCTAAGCTGCTGCTGCCCGCTGGATACTTCCCAACGGGGCGCTATGTGATGGTGGCCGAGGGCCACCTGCCACCGGGCGAGTGGGAGCTGTGTCGCGCGGCGCTGAGTGCTGCCTACGATGAGGAAGGTGCCCCCCTGCGCTACCAGCGGTTGGTGCCCTCCCACAGCCGCATCGTGCGCACGCCCTCGCTGAAGGACAGCCCTGCGGGCAGGGGACTCAGCAAGGCAGCCGTCTCCGAGGAACTCAAGTGGTGGCATGAGCGGGCACGTCTCCGGAGCAGCCGTCCACACTCACTCGACCGCCAAGGGGCTTTCCGTGTCAGGAGCCTGCCTCCCGGGAGGGAGAGCTTCGGGCGGGCCTCGGGACCCCGGACACAG
- the Inava gene encoding innate immunity activator protein isoform X3, translating to MESKDEVSDTDSGIILQSGPDSPVSPMKELTNAVRKQQRALEARLETCLEELRRLCLREAELTGTLPAEYPLKPGEKAPKVRRRIGAAYKLDEWALHREDPLSSLERQLALQLQITEAARRLCAEENLSRQARRQRKHAALQEEKKLRELERCLGDRRRNSEPPPTTVPSLGRELSASDDSSLSDGLLLEEEHSRAPKPPPESPAPPSRPLPPQSLEGLQPTGPESGGLERAPIQNSPWKETSLDHPYEKPRKSSELSSESSSPATTPQDQPSTSSLWLLDPASCPVVPVRNVPGQRQGRTSAPATPEMQGRRGQSQSLRVDSFRTGMEGRGRSAFPRRRPTHYTVTVPDSCFTPSKAPLPHPACHSCSEDSGSDVSSISHPTSPGSSSPDISFLRPLCPPEPPRHRGAWGPACGRELATHYPKLLLPAGYFPTGRYVMVAEGHLPPGEWELCRAALSAAYDEEGAPLRYQRLVPSHSRIVRTPSLKDSPAGRGLSKAAVSEELKWWHERARLRSSRPHSLDRQGAFRVRSLPPGRESFGRASGPRTQVPPVCVLRRSPDGAPMQVFVPENGEIISQV from the exons ATGGAGAGTAAGGATGAGGTCAGTGATACCGACAGCGGCATCATCCTGCAGTCTG GCCCCGACAGCCCCGTTTCACCAATGAAGGAGCTGACCAACGCAGTCCGCAAGCAGCAGAGGGCCCTGGAAGCGAGGCTGGAGACCTGCTTGGAGGAGCTTCGCAGGCTCTGCCTGAGGGAGGCG GAGCTGACGGGCACTCTGCCCGCAGAGTATCCCCTTAAGCCAGGCGAGAAGGCCCCCAAGGTCCGGCGCAGGATCGGAGCAGCGTACAAGCTGGACGAGTGGGCTCTGCACAGAGAG GACCCCCTGAGCAGCCTGGAGCGCCAGTTGGCTCTGCAGCTTCAGATCACCGAGGCGGCTCGCAGGTTGTGTGCGGAGGAGAACCTCAGCCGACAGGCTCGCAGGCAGCGGAAGCACGCTGCGCTACAagaggagaagaagctgagagagcTGGAGCGCTGCCTGGGTGATCGGCGGCGGAACAGCGAGCCCCCGCCCACCACTGTGCCCTCCCTGGGCAGAG AGCTCAGTGCCTCGGATGACAGCTCCCTGTCGGATGGGCTACTCCTGGAGGAAG AACATTCCAGAGCGCCAAAACCTCCCCCAGAGTCCCCGGCACCACCTTCACGGCCACTCCCACCCCAGAGCCTTGAGGGCCTGCAGCCAACAGGACCTGAGTCTGGCGGCCTGGAACGGGCCCCGATCCAAAACAGTCCATGGAAGGAGACCAGCCTGGACCACCCCTATGAGAAGCCTAGGAAGTCTTCTGAGCTCAGTAGCGAGTCCAG CAGCCCGGCCACCACTCCTCAGGATCAGCCCAGCACCTCCAGCCTGTGGCTGCTGGATCCTGCCTCCTGCCCTGTGGTCCCCGTCCGAAATGTTCCTGGCCAGCGGCAGGGCCGCACCAGTGCTCCAGCTACCCCTGAGATGCAGGGCCGGAGGGGCCAGTCGCAGTCTCTGAG GGTGGACTCCTTCCGAACAGGTATGGAAGGCCGAGGTCGTAGTGCCTTTCCCCGCCGCCGCCCCACTCACTACACGGTGACCGTGCCCGACTCCTGCTTCACGCCCAGCAAAGCCCCGCTGCCGCACCCTGCCTGCCACTCCTGCTCTGAAGACAGCGGCTCTGACGTCTCCAGCatctcccaccccacctcacccggCAGCAGCAGCCCAGACATCTCCTTTCTGCGGCCCCTCTGTCCCCCGGAGCCACCTCGCCATCGAGGGGCCTGGGGCCCGGCCTGCGGCAGAGAGCTGGCCACTCACTACCCTAAGCTGCTGCTGCCCGCTGGATACTTCCCAACGGGGCGCTATGTGATGGTGGCCGAGGGCCACCTGCCACCGGGCGAGTGGGAGCTGTGTCGCGCGGCGCTGAGTGCTGCCTACGATGAGGAAGGTGCCCCCCTGCGCTACCAGCGGTTGGTGCCCTCCCACAGCCGCATCGTGCGCACGCCCTCGCTGAAGGACAGCCCTGCGGGCAGGGGACTCAGCAAGGCAGCCGTCTCCGAGGAACTCAAGTGGTGGCATGAGCGGGCACGTCTCCGGAGCAGCCGTCCACACTCACTCGACCGCCAAGGGGCTTTCCGTGTCAGGAGCCTGCCTCCCGGGAGGGAGAGCTTCGGGCGGGCCTCGGGACCCCGGACACAG
- the Inava gene encoding innate immunity activator protein isoform X2, which yields MTRLYSWKNSRQPPHPGPGWNRHSPFFLCAPSPQKFIMESKDEVSDTDSGIILQSGPDSPVSPMKELTNAVRKQQRALEARLETCLEELRRLCLREAELTGTLPAEYPLKPGEKAPKVRRRIGAAYKLDEWALHREDPLSSLERQLALQLQITEAARRLCAEENLSRQARRQRKHAALQEEKKLRELERCLGDRRRNSEPPPTTVPSLGRELSASDDSSLSDGLLLEEEHSRAPKPPPESPAPPSRPLPPQSLEGLQPTGPESGGLERAPIQNSPWKETSLDHPYEKPRKSSELSSESSSPATTPQDQPSTSSLWLLDPASCPVVPVRNVPGQRQGRTSAPATPEMQGRRGQSQSLRVDSFRTGMEGRGRSAFPRRRPTHYTVTVPDSCFTPSKAPLPHPACHSCSEDSGSDVSSISHPTSPGSSSPDISFLRPLCPPEPPRHRGAWGPACGRELATHYPKLLLPAGYFPTGRYVMVAEGHLPPGEWELCRAALSAAYDEEGAPLRYQRLVPSHSRIVRTPSLKDSPAGRGLSKAAVSEELKWWHERARLRSSRPHSLDRQGAFRVRSLPPGRESFGRASGPRTQVPPVCVLRRSPDGAPMQVFVPENGEIISQV from the exons ATGACCAGACTGTACAG CTGGAAAAACTCCAGGCAACCTCCACATCCTGGCCCAGGCTGGAACCGGCACAGCCCCTTCTTCCTCTGTGCCCCGTCCCCCCAGAAATTCATCATGGAGAGTAAGGATGAGGTCAGTGATACCGACAGCGGCATCATCCTGCAGTCTG GCCCCGACAGCCCCGTTTCACCAATGAAGGAGCTGACCAACGCAGTCCGCAAGCAGCAGAGGGCCCTGGAAGCGAGGCTGGAGACCTGCTTGGAGGAGCTTCGCAGGCTCTGCCTGAGGGAGGCG GAGCTGACGGGCACTCTGCCCGCAGAGTATCCCCTTAAGCCAGGCGAGAAGGCCCCCAAGGTCCGGCGCAGGATCGGAGCAGCGTACAAGCTGGACGAGTGGGCTCTGCACAGAGAG GACCCCCTGAGCAGCCTGGAGCGCCAGTTGGCTCTGCAGCTTCAGATCACCGAGGCGGCTCGCAGGTTGTGTGCGGAGGAGAACCTCAGCCGACAGGCTCGCAGGCAGCGGAAGCACGCTGCGCTACAagaggagaagaagctgagagagcTGGAGCGCTGCCTGGGTGATCGGCGGCGGAACAGCGAGCCCCCGCCCACCACTGTGCCCTCCCTGGGCAGAG AGCTCAGTGCCTCGGATGACAGCTCCCTGTCGGATGGGCTACTCCTGGAGGAAG AACATTCCAGAGCGCCAAAACCTCCCCCAGAGTCCCCGGCACCACCTTCACGGCCACTCCCACCCCAGAGCCTTGAGGGCCTGCAGCCAACAGGACCTGAGTCTGGCGGCCTGGAACGGGCCCCGATCCAAAACAGTCCATGGAAGGAGACCAGCCTGGACCACCCCTATGAGAAGCCTAGGAAGTCTTCTGAGCTCAGTAGCGAGTCCAG CAGCCCGGCCACCACTCCTCAGGATCAGCCCAGCACCTCCAGCCTGTGGCTGCTGGATCCTGCCTCCTGCCCTGTGGTCCCCGTCCGAAATGTTCCTGGCCAGCGGCAGGGCCGCACCAGTGCTCCAGCTACCCCTGAGATGCAGGGCCGGAGGGGCCAGTCGCAGTCTCTGAG GGTGGACTCCTTCCGAACAGGTATGGAAGGCCGAGGTCGTAGTGCCTTTCCCCGCCGCCGCCCCACTCACTACACGGTGACCGTGCCCGACTCCTGCTTCACGCCCAGCAAAGCCCCGCTGCCGCACCCTGCCTGCCACTCCTGCTCTGAAGACAGCGGCTCTGACGTCTCCAGCatctcccaccccacctcacccggCAGCAGCAGCCCAGACATCTCCTTTCTGCGGCCCCTCTGTCCCCCGGAGCCACCTCGCCATCGAGGGGCCTGGGGCCCGGCCTGCGGCAGAGAGCTGGCCACTCACTACCCTAAGCTGCTGCTGCCCGCTGGATACTTCCCAACGGGGCGCTATGTGATGGTGGCCGAGGGCCACCTGCCACCGGGCGAGTGGGAGCTGTGTCGCGCGGCGCTGAGTGCTGCCTACGATGAGGAAGGTGCCCCCCTGCGCTACCAGCGGTTGGTGCCCTCCCACAGCCGCATCGTGCGCACGCCCTCGCTGAAGGACAGCCCTGCGGGCAGGGGACTCAGCAAGGCAGCCGTCTCCGAGGAACTCAAGTGGTGGCATGAGCGGGCACGTCTCCGGAGCAGCCGTCCACACTCACTCGACCGCCAAGGGGCTTTCCGTGTCAGGAGCCTGCCTCCCGGGAGGGAGAGCTTCGGGCGGGCCTCGGGACCCCGGACACAG